Proteins from a single region of Argiope bruennichi chromosome 6, qqArgBrue1.1, whole genome shotgun sequence:
- the LOC129972174 gene encoding caprin-1-like isoform X2, which produces MPSASTKLEKQTSMEAFDPMKQIVTIVEKKVRNLEKRKGKLDTYRHDSQNGKELNEDQKKAVEKYDLVVELLEFAKELQKQFQTVVQENTKAQKKAAKREQLERQQQELQRIKEIMVYQDLLNSMGGDDIRQDFLEGNKGAVKLTEEELNSLDELYKTICPERDPESDNSSDFDTALSSAAEHIQALLDAKNKEAFGTTYKALRETLQKIHSCSYFNKSEEEAPNETESNVSEVKEEDKSTQEQQSSEVEDFAIAQKNDEFVLQKSGATVPHAERPYYPVENAPVYPDQAHPIQEVLSGQGNLNFLQESQIEITASSNNQPASTTLPGVSYANVQFTPAPQSIAAANIATQHRTRRSSEEAIVLQNHSAAVLNNSAPLQQQQLPPQQQQQPQQAIPMQPTTQPADFDPGRPIPTQTFTNQSFSNVVHPMMAVPQNYVPVTLPHGISPAHVLPTNMVVPPRSAVSNPNMPMATAHVPVSGLSTASALSQQANFQSLCLKMNQLNTESSQPIHVPPQQYEINEIQETKHAAASFGNGGGNHTSAVESRNRPTNNAYARSAGQVEYANDRAYQSTNNSQAYMNRENFVDSSSYSSNLKRGLTSRGGARGTPRGTGPRGGRVAYRN; this is translated from the exons ATGCCATCAGCATCAACAAAGCTTGAAAAACAAACGTCAATGGAAGCGTTTGATCCTATGAAACAAATAGTTACAATCGTTGAAAAAAAGGTTCGAAATTTAGAAAAGCGAAAG GGGAAGCTTGATACTTATCGACATGATTCTCAAAATGGAAAAGAATTGAATGAGGATCAAAAA AAAGCAGTTGAAAAGTATGACTTGGTTGTAGAACTTCTGGAATTTGCAAAAGAACTTCAAAAACAGTTCCAGACTGTTGTTCAAGAG AACACAAAAGCTCAAAAGAAAGCAGCAAAGCGTGAGCAGTTAGAACGACAACAACAGGAATTACAAAGGATAAAGGAAATTATGGTTTATCAAGATCTTTTAAATAGCATGGGAGGTGATGATATAAGGCAAGATTTTTTGGAAGGAAACAAAGGAGCTgta AAACTTACTGAAGAAGAGTTAAATAGCCTTGATGAACTGTACAAAACAATTTGCCCTGAAAGAGACCCAGAATCCGACAATAGCAGTGATTTTGATACTGCTTTATCTTCTGCGGCAGAACATATTCAAGCACTGCTGGATGCTAAAAATAAAGAAGCATTTGGAACAACTT ATAAAGCTTTGAGAGAGACACTACAGAAAATTCATTCGTGTAGTTATTTTAACAAATCTGAAGAGGAAGCTCCAAATGAAACTGAGTCAAATGTATCAGAAGTAAAGGAGGAAGATAAAAGTACCCAAGAGCAACAGTCTTCTGAA GTGGAGGACTTCGCAATAGCTCAAAAAAATGACGAGTTTGTGCTTCAGAAAAGTGGAGCTACTGTACCTCATGCAGAAAGACCTTATTATCCAGTTGAAAATGCACCTGTATATCCTGATCAGGCGCATCCTATTCAAGAAGTTTTGTCGGGACAGGGTAATCTCAATTTTTTGCAAGAGTCTCAAATTGAAATAACAg cCTCCTCTAACAATCAACCAGCATCTACTACTCTTCCTGGGGTATCTTATGCAAATGTCCAATTCACTCCCGCACCACAATCCATAGCAGCTGCAAACATTGCCACTCAGCATCGCACAAGAAGATCTAGTGAAGAGGCTATTGTCTTACAGAACCATTCTGCTGCAGTCTTAAACAACTCTGCCCCTCTTCAGCAGCAGCAGCTACCACCACAGCAGCAGCAGCAACCCCAACAAGCTATCCCAATGCAACCAACAACTCAACCAGCAGATTTTGATCCTGGAAGACCCATTCCAACCCAAACATTCACCAATCAAAGTTTCTCAAATGTAGTCCATCCAATGATGGCTGTGCCTCAAAACTATGTTCCTGTCACATTACCACATGGCATTTCTCCAGCTCATGTCCTTCCCACTAATATGGTTGTGCCACCCAGGAGTGCTGTGTCCAATCCTAACATGCCCATGGCAACAGCACATGTTCCGGTGAGTGGACTTTCAACTGCGTCAGCACTCTCCCAACAGGCAAACTTCCAATCCCTTTGCTTGAAAATGAAT CAGCTCAATACTGAGTCTTCTCAACCAATTCATGTACCACCTCAACAatatgaaatcaatgaaattcaagaaa CAAAACATGCTGCTGCTTCTTTTGGTAATGGTGGTGGAAATCATACTTCAGCTGTTGAGAGTCGAAATAGACCAACAAACAATGCATATGCAAGGTCTGCTGGTCAGGTAGAATATGCTAATGATCGAG cctACCAAAGTACAAACAATAGTCAAGCTTACATGAATagggaaaattttgttgatagtTCAAGCTACAGCAGCAATTTAAAGAGAGGATTGACTTCAAGGGGAG GTGCAAGAGGTACACCTAGAGGCACTGGCCCCCGTGGAGGCAGAGTTGCTTACAGGAATTAG
- the LOC129972174 gene encoding caprin-1-like isoform X3 has product MPSASTKLEKQTSMEAFDPMKQIVTIVEKKVRNLEKRKGKLDTYRHDSQNGKELNEDQKKAVEKYDLVVELLEFAKELQKQFQTVVQENTKAQKKAAKREQLERQQQELQRIKEIMVYQDLLNSMGGDDIRQDFLEGNKGAVKLTEEELNSLDELYKTICPERDPESDNSSDFDTALSSAAEHIQALLDAKNKEAFGTTYKALRETLQKIHSCSYFNKSEEEAPNETESNVSEVKEEDKSTQEQQSSEVEDFAIAQKNDEFVLQKSGATVPHAERPYYPVENAPVYPDQAHPIQEVLSGQGNLNFLQESQIEITASSNNQPASTTLPGVSYANVQFTPAPQSIAAANIATQHRTRRSSEEAIVLQNHSAAVLNNSAPLQQQQLPPQQQQQPQQAIPMQPTTQPADFDPGRPIPTQTFTNQSFSNVVHPMMAVPQNYVPVTLPHGISPAHVLPTNMVVPPRSAVSNPNMPMATAHVPQQLNTESSQPIHVPPQQYEINEIQETKHAAASFGNGGGNHTSAVESRNRPTNNAYARSAGQVEYANDRAYQSTNNSQAYMNRENFVDSSSYSSNLKRGLTSRGGARGTPRGTGPRGGRVAYRN; this is encoded by the exons ATGCCATCAGCATCAACAAAGCTTGAAAAACAAACGTCAATGGAAGCGTTTGATCCTATGAAACAAATAGTTACAATCGTTGAAAAAAAGGTTCGAAATTTAGAAAAGCGAAAG GGGAAGCTTGATACTTATCGACATGATTCTCAAAATGGAAAAGAATTGAATGAGGATCAAAAA AAAGCAGTTGAAAAGTATGACTTGGTTGTAGAACTTCTGGAATTTGCAAAAGAACTTCAAAAACAGTTCCAGACTGTTGTTCAAGAG AACACAAAAGCTCAAAAGAAAGCAGCAAAGCGTGAGCAGTTAGAACGACAACAACAGGAATTACAAAGGATAAAGGAAATTATGGTTTATCAAGATCTTTTAAATAGCATGGGAGGTGATGATATAAGGCAAGATTTTTTGGAAGGAAACAAAGGAGCTgta AAACTTACTGAAGAAGAGTTAAATAGCCTTGATGAACTGTACAAAACAATTTGCCCTGAAAGAGACCCAGAATCCGACAATAGCAGTGATTTTGATACTGCTTTATCTTCTGCGGCAGAACATATTCAAGCACTGCTGGATGCTAAAAATAAAGAAGCATTTGGAACAACTT ATAAAGCTTTGAGAGAGACACTACAGAAAATTCATTCGTGTAGTTATTTTAACAAATCTGAAGAGGAAGCTCCAAATGAAACTGAGTCAAATGTATCAGAAGTAAAGGAGGAAGATAAAAGTACCCAAGAGCAACAGTCTTCTGAA GTGGAGGACTTCGCAATAGCTCAAAAAAATGACGAGTTTGTGCTTCAGAAAAGTGGAGCTACTGTACCTCATGCAGAAAGACCTTATTATCCAGTTGAAAATGCACCTGTATATCCTGATCAGGCGCATCCTATTCAAGAAGTTTTGTCGGGACAGGGTAATCTCAATTTTTTGCAAGAGTCTCAAATTGAAATAACAg cCTCCTCTAACAATCAACCAGCATCTACTACTCTTCCTGGGGTATCTTATGCAAATGTCCAATTCACTCCCGCACCACAATCCATAGCAGCTGCAAACATTGCCACTCAGCATCGCACAAGAAGATCTAGTGAAGAGGCTATTGTCTTACAGAACCATTCTGCTGCAGTCTTAAACAACTCTGCCCCTCTTCAGCAGCAGCAGCTACCACCACAGCAGCAGCAGCAACCCCAACAAGCTATCCCAATGCAACCAACAACTCAACCAGCAGATTTTGATCCTGGAAGACCCATTCCAACCCAAACATTCACCAATCAAAGTTTCTCAAATGTAGTCCATCCAATGATGGCTGTGCCTCAAAACTATGTTCCTGTCACATTACCACATGGCATTTCTCCAGCTCATGTCCTTCCCACTAATATGGTTGTGCCACCCAGGAGTGCTGTGTCCAATCCTAACATGCCCATGGCAACAGCACATGTTCCG CAGCAGCTCAATACTGAGTCTTCTCAACCAATTCATGTACCACCTCAACAatatgaaatcaatgaaattcaagaaa CAAAACATGCTGCTGCTTCTTTTGGTAATGGTGGTGGAAATCATACTTCAGCTGTTGAGAGTCGAAATAGACCAACAAACAATGCATATGCAAGGTCTGCTGGTCAGGTAGAATATGCTAATGATCGAG cctACCAAAGTACAAACAATAGTCAAGCTTACATGAATagggaaaattttgttgatagtTCAAGCTACAGCAGCAATTTAAAGAGAGGATTGACTTCAAGGGGAG GTGCAAGAGGTACACCTAGAGGCACTGGCCCCCGTGGAGGCAGAGTTGCTTACAGGAATTAG
- the LOC129972174 gene encoding caprin-1-like isoform X4: MPSASTKLEKQTSMEAFDPMKQIVTIVEKKVRNLEKRKGKLDTYRHDSQNGKELNEDQKKAVEKYDLVVELLEFAKELQKQFQTVVQENTKAQKKAAKREQLERQQQELQRIKEIMVYQDLLNSMGGDDIRQDFLEGNKGAVKLTEEELNSLDELYKTICPERDPESDNSSDFDTALSSAAEHIQALLDAKNKEAFGTTYKALRETLQKIHSCSYFNKSEEEAPNETESNVSEVKEEDKSTQEQQSSEVEDFAIAQKNDEFVLQKSGATVPHAERPYYPVENAPVYPDQAHPIQEVLSGQGNLNFLQESQIEITASSNNQPASTTLPGVSYANVQFTPAPQSIAAANIATQHRTRRSSEEAIVLQNHSAAVLNNSAPLQQQQLPPQQQQQPQQAIPMQPTTQPADFDPGRPIPTQTFTNQSFSNVVHPMMAVPQNYVPVTLPHGISPAHVLPTNMVVPPRSAVSNPNMPMATAHVPQLNTESSQPIHVPPQQYEINEIQETKHAAASFGNGGGNHTSAVESRNRPTNNAYARSAGQVEYANDRAYQSTNNSQAYMNRENFVDSSSYSSNLKRGLTSRGGARGTPRGTGPRGGRVAYRN, encoded by the exons ATGCCATCAGCATCAACAAAGCTTGAAAAACAAACGTCAATGGAAGCGTTTGATCCTATGAAACAAATAGTTACAATCGTTGAAAAAAAGGTTCGAAATTTAGAAAAGCGAAAG GGGAAGCTTGATACTTATCGACATGATTCTCAAAATGGAAAAGAATTGAATGAGGATCAAAAA AAAGCAGTTGAAAAGTATGACTTGGTTGTAGAACTTCTGGAATTTGCAAAAGAACTTCAAAAACAGTTCCAGACTGTTGTTCAAGAG AACACAAAAGCTCAAAAGAAAGCAGCAAAGCGTGAGCAGTTAGAACGACAACAACAGGAATTACAAAGGATAAAGGAAATTATGGTTTATCAAGATCTTTTAAATAGCATGGGAGGTGATGATATAAGGCAAGATTTTTTGGAAGGAAACAAAGGAGCTgta AAACTTACTGAAGAAGAGTTAAATAGCCTTGATGAACTGTACAAAACAATTTGCCCTGAAAGAGACCCAGAATCCGACAATAGCAGTGATTTTGATACTGCTTTATCTTCTGCGGCAGAACATATTCAAGCACTGCTGGATGCTAAAAATAAAGAAGCATTTGGAACAACTT ATAAAGCTTTGAGAGAGACACTACAGAAAATTCATTCGTGTAGTTATTTTAACAAATCTGAAGAGGAAGCTCCAAATGAAACTGAGTCAAATGTATCAGAAGTAAAGGAGGAAGATAAAAGTACCCAAGAGCAACAGTCTTCTGAA GTGGAGGACTTCGCAATAGCTCAAAAAAATGACGAGTTTGTGCTTCAGAAAAGTGGAGCTACTGTACCTCATGCAGAAAGACCTTATTATCCAGTTGAAAATGCACCTGTATATCCTGATCAGGCGCATCCTATTCAAGAAGTTTTGTCGGGACAGGGTAATCTCAATTTTTTGCAAGAGTCTCAAATTGAAATAACAg cCTCCTCTAACAATCAACCAGCATCTACTACTCTTCCTGGGGTATCTTATGCAAATGTCCAATTCACTCCCGCACCACAATCCATAGCAGCTGCAAACATTGCCACTCAGCATCGCACAAGAAGATCTAGTGAAGAGGCTATTGTCTTACAGAACCATTCTGCTGCAGTCTTAAACAACTCTGCCCCTCTTCAGCAGCAGCAGCTACCACCACAGCAGCAGCAGCAACCCCAACAAGCTATCCCAATGCAACCAACAACTCAACCAGCAGATTTTGATCCTGGAAGACCCATTCCAACCCAAACATTCACCAATCAAAGTTTCTCAAATGTAGTCCATCCAATGATGGCTGTGCCTCAAAACTATGTTCCTGTCACATTACCACATGGCATTTCTCCAGCTCATGTCCTTCCCACTAATATGGTTGTGCCACCCAGGAGTGCTGTGTCCAATCCTAACATGCCCATGGCAACAGCACATGTTCCG CAGCTCAATACTGAGTCTTCTCAACCAATTCATGTACCACCTCAACAatatgaaatcaatgaaattcaagaaa CAAAACATGCTGCTGCTTCTTTTGGTAATGGTGGTGGAAATCATACTTCAGCTGTTGAGAGTCGAAATAGACCAACAAACAATGCATATGCAAGGTCTGCTGGTCAGGTAGAATATGCTAATGATCGAG cctACCAAAGTACAAACAATAGTCAAGCTTACATGAATagggaaaattttgttgatagtTCAAGCTACAGCAGCAATTTAAAGAGAGGATTGACTTCAAGGGGAG GTGCAAGAGGTACACCTAGAGGCACTGGCCCCCGTGGAGGCAGAGTTGCTTACAGGAATTAG
- the LOC129972174 gene encoding caprin-1-like isoform X1 encodes MPSASTKLEKQTSMEAFDPMKQIVTIVEKKVRNLEKRKGKLDTYRHDSQNGKELNEDQKKAVEKYDLVVELLEFAKELQKQFQTVVQENTKAQKKAAKREQLERQQQELQRIKEIMVYQDLLNSMGGDDIRQDFLEGNKGAVKLTEEELNSLDELYKTICPERDPESDNSSDFDTALSSAAEHIQALLDAKNKEAFGTTYKALRETLQKIHSCSYFNKSEEEAPNETESNVSEVKEEDKSTQEQQSSEVEDFAIAQKNDEFVLQKSGATVPHAERPYYPVENAPVYPDQAHPIQEVLSGQGNLNFLQESQIEITASSNNQPASTTLPGVSYANVQFTPAPQSIAAANIATQHRTRRSSEEAIVLQNHSAAVLNNSAPLQQQQLPPQQQQQPQQAIPMQPTTQPADFDPGRPIPTQTFTNQSFSNVVHPMMAVPQNYVPVTLPHGISPAHVLPTNMVVPPRSAVSNPNMPMATAHVPVSGLSTASALSQQANFQSLCLKMNQQLNTESSQPIHVPPQQYEINEIQETKHAAASFGNGGGNHTSAVESRNRPTNNAYARSAGQVEYANDRAYQSTNNSQAYMNRENFVDSSSYSSNLKRGLTSRGGARGTPRGTGPRGGRVAYRN; translated from the exons ATGCCATCAGCATCAACAAAGCTTGAAAAACAAACGTCAATGGAAGCGTTTGATCCTATGAAACAAATAGTTACAATCGTTGAAAAAAAGGTTCGAAATTTAGAAAAGCGAAAG GGGAAGCTTGATACTTATCGACATGATTCTCAAAATGGAAAAGAATTGAATGAGGATCAAAAA AAAGCAGTTGAAAAGTATGACTTGGTTGTAGAACTTCTGGAATTTGCAAAAGAACTTCAAAAACAGTTCCAGACTGTTGTTCAAGAG AACACAAAAGCTCAAAAGAAAGCAGCAAAGCGTGAGCAGTTAGAACGACAACAACAGGAATTACAAAGGATAAAGGAAATTATGGTTTATCAAGATCTTTTAAATAGCATGGGAGGTGATGATATAAGGCAAGATTTTTTGGAAGGAAACAAAGGAGCTgta AAACTTACTGAAGAAGAGTTAAATAGCCTTGATGAACTGTACAAAACAATTTGCCCTGAAAGAGACCCAGAATCCGACAATAGCAGTGATTTTGATACTGCTTTATCTTCTGCGGCAGAACATATTCAAGCACTGCTGGATGCTAAAAATAAAGAAGCATTTGGAACAACTT ATAAAGCTTTGAGAGAGACACTACAGAAAATTCATTCGTGTAGTTATTTTAACAAATCTGAAGAGGAAGCTCCAAATGAAACTGAGTCAAATGTATCAGAAGTAAAGGAGGAAGATAAAAGTACCCAAGAGCAACAGTCTTCTGAA GTGGAGGACTTCGCAATAGCTCAAAAAAATGACGAGTTTGTGCTTCAGAAAAGTGGAGCTACTGTACCTCATGCAGAAAGACCTTATTATCCAGTTGAAAATGCACCTGTATATCCTGATCAGGCGCATCCTATTCAAGAAGTTTTGTCGGGACAGGGTAATCTCAATTTTTTGCAAGAGTCTCAAATTGAAATAACAg cCTCCTCTAACAATCAACCAGCATCTACTACTCTTCCTGGGGTATCTTATGCAAATGTCCAATTCACTCCCGCACCACAATCCATAGCAGCTGCAAACATTGCCACTCAGCATCGCACAAGAAGATCTAGTGAAGAGGCTATTGTCTTACAGAACCATTCTGCTGCAGTCTTAAACAACTCTGCCCCTCTTCAGCAGCAGCAGCTACCACCACAGCAGCAGCAGCAACCCCAACAAGCTATCCCAATGCAACCAACAACTCAACCAGCAGATTTTGATCCTGGAAGACCCATTCCAACCCAAACATTCACCAATCAAAGTTTCTCAAATGTAGTCCATCCAATGATGGCTGTGCCTCAAAACTATGTTCCTGTCACATTACCACATGGCATTTCTCCAGCTCATGTCCTTCCCACTAATATGGTTGTGCCACCCAGGAGTGCTGTGTCCAATCCTAACATGCCCATGGCAACAGCACATGTTCCGGTGAGTGGACTTTCAACTGCGTCAGCACTCTCCCAACAGGCAAACTTCCAATCCCTTTGCTTGAAAATGAAT CAGCAGCTCAATACTGAGTCTTCTCAACCAATTCATGTACCACCTCAACAatatgaaatcaatgaaattcaagaaa CAAAACATGCTGCTGCTTCTTTTGGTAATGGTGGTGGAAATCATACTTCAGCTGTTGAGAGTCGAAATAGACCAACAAACAATGCATATGCAAGGTCTGCTGGTCAGGTAGAATATGCTAATGATCGAG cctACCAAAGTACAAACAATAGTCAAGCTTACATGAATagggaaaattttgttgatagtTCAAGCTACAGCAGCAATTTAAAGAGAGGATTGACTTCAAGGGGAG GTGCAAGAGGTACACCTAGAGGCACTGGCCCCCGTGGAGGCAGAGTTGCTTACAGGAATTAG